The Porites lutea chromosome 11, jaPorLute2.1, whole genome shotgun sequence genome includes a region encoding these proteins:
- the LOC140953318 gene encoding glutamate receptor 2-like, producing MFERKALIVFIVLAFKTSITATTDIEIGVLYNKASERLLRILENLFKSGVLPSSDQRKMLDSYQLKLKPLNVDGEDLLSKEVTSKLALAMTVIDLACNDEKAFALSSLLHVPLIKVDAIVEDTEHELVVSVRPSYRTVNKALFDVIKFYAFKNVAVLYDVRRLRQASFFYAEVREPFNAEMMPELLLLDDKGKLERGLTTLLKSHIKQVILFCDQNDLTTIMNAALYVGINDKELKWIASDLEVAGINKTDPSICGMVGLGLHVSNQVAVRDFKQIADKAVIDNGAKEFSLAMYAAVHDAANVSVTALARFLTSKNGKDIIAAHEVDKSCPLRSIESKDKGLGQKILNEIKKVEFEGLTGHVAFNASTGERLVKDGMNILNVLQNDVTQVGSWKPASGKNAAAVSSRQSKEPKWLGAFEEMVKCHNPGVIVSPTVPIRTLTVTTVLERPFVEITNKSAKLKDVAGKVKDGDVQGFLIDLIRELAKEANFKYEIYLRGDTKYQNMIDELKEQKRDMALAPITITASREEDIDFSKPFMDFSLSLIMQKPGEPPINNFAFLQPFTNSVWLSTIGVVMFITIMMCVMDFLTPFGYRARARDADDEPGNEFNLLNSLWFATASILQQGPDNTPLAPSGRLLASTFWFFILILISTYTANLAAFFTIKQTADTINSLEALANQNEMKYGVMEGGSVKKFFETSENSLYRKMFSHMREYKTFVPNTTTGVKRAREENYAYITEYPYLEYHNQQKPCNTKLLNNLIQTKSYGLGLQRNSPYTNRITVAILKLREKNFIEKTRRTWWDDRSKCPKPSQSKTGNTQRLDLNNLAGVFIILLGGVVVSLVLLIIERRCKNLVDMLTNGQLALKRRFSRESQESTDHNNLNRVRVGVVLSQGDRVLRPVAKQQPEPSGWKKWFGRG from the exons GCGTTTTATACAACAAAGCGTCCGAGCGTCTTCTGCGCATCCTAGAAAACCTCTTCAAGTCCGGCGTCCTCCCTTCTTCTGATCAAAGAAAAATGTTAGATAGTTACCAGCTAAAGCTGAAGCCACTGAATGTTGATGGAGAGGATCTTCTTTCAAAAG AGGTAACATCCAAGTTGGCTTTGGCGATGACTGTTATCGACCTCGCGTGCAATGACGAAAAGGCTTTCGCCCTGAGTTCTCTCCTCCACGTTCCTTTGATAAAAGTGGACGCAATCGTAGAGGATACAGAACATGAGCTTGTCGTGTCAGTCAGACCGTCGTATCGTACTGTTAACAAGGCTTTGTTTGATGTGATAAAATTTTATGCGTTCAAAAATGTTGCTGTTCTCTATGATG TCCGTAGGTTACGCCAGGCATCATTTTTCTACGCAGAAGTTCGAGAGCCGTTCAACGCCGAAATGATGCCAGAACTACTCTTATTAGATGATAAAGGGAAGCTGGAGAGGGGCCTGACAACTTTGTTGAAATCTCATATCAAACAGGTCATCCTCTTCTGCGACCAAAACGACTTAACAACGATAATGAATGCG GCCCTGTATGTTGGGATCAATGACAAAGAACTGAAATGGATTGCCTCAGATTTG GAAGTTGCCGGAATCAACAAGACAGACCCCTCCATTTGTGGCATGGTTGGATTAGGACTTCATGTGAGCAACCAAGTTGCCGTAAGGGACTTTAAACAAATAGCCGACAAAGCCGTTATTGATAACGGGGCAAAAGAGTTTTCCTTG GCAATGTACGCGGCTGTTCATGACGCAGCAAATGTGAGCGTAACAGCGCTGGCGCGATTCCTCACAAGTAAGAATGGGAAAGATATTATTGCGGCTCATGAGGTTGATAAAAGTTGTCCATTGCGAAGCATAGAAAGTAAGGACAAAGGACTGGGACAGAAAATACTCAATGAGATCAAGAAG GTAGAATTTGAGGGCTTGACAGGCCATGTGGCGTTTAATGCCTCTACTGGCGAGCGACTTGTTAAAGACGGCATGAACATTTTGAACGTTCTCCAAAATGATGTAACTCAG GTAGGCTCATGGAAACCGGCTTCAGGGAAAAATGCGGCTGCGGTTTCATCCCGGCAAAGCAAAGAACCGAAATGGCTTGGTGCTTTTGAAGAGATGGTAAAATGCCATAATCCTGGTGTAATTGTTTCTCCTACCGTACCGATACGAACACTTACAGTCACAACAGTGCTG GAGCGTCCTTTCGTGGAGATTACAAACAAATCAGCAAAACTAAAAGATGTAGCAGGGAAAGTGAAAGACGGAGATGTTCAAGGATTTCTTATCGATTTAATCAGGGAGTTAGCAAAGGAGGCAAACTTTAAGTACGAAATCTACCTGAGAGGTGATACCAAGTATCAAAATATGATTGATGAACTCAAAGAACAG AAAAGAGACATGGCACTCGCCCCTATAACAATAACAGCCTCAAGAGAAGAGGACATAGATTTCAGTAAACCGTTCATGGATTTCAGCTTGAGTCTCATCATGCAGAAACCTGGGGAGCCTCCCATTaataattttgcatttcttCAACCTTTCACGAATAGTGTGTGGCTGTCCACAATTGGTGTG GTGATGTTCATCACCATTATGATGTGTGTAATGGATTTCTTGACTCCCTTTGGTTACCGTGCCCGAGCTCGCGACGCAGACGATGAACCCGGAAACGAGTTTAACCTGTTAAACAGCCTTTGGTTCGCAACAGCTTCCATTCTGCAGCAGGGTCCGGACAACACTCCACTGGCTCCTTCCGGTCGCCTGTTAGCGTCTACGTTCTGGTTCTTTATTTTAATCTTAATCTCAACCTATACGGCAAACCTGGCTGCCTTTTTTACAA TTAAGCAAACAGCAGATACTATCAATTCTTTGGAAGCTCTTGCAAATCAGAACGAGATGAAATACGGTGTGATGGAGGGTGGATCAGTGAAAAAATTCTTCGAGACTTCTGAAAACTCTCTGtacagaaaaatgttttctcacATGAGGGAATATAAGACGTTTGTTCCTAATACCACAACAGGAGTAAAAAGGGCCAGGGAAGAAAATTACGCTTACATAACAGAGTACCCGTATCTGGAGTACCACAATCAACAGAAACCATGCAACACAAAATTGCTGAATAATCTGATTCAGACCAAAAGCTATGGTCTTGGGCTTCAGAGGAATTCACCGTATACCAATAGAATAACCGTCGCGATTCTGAAG TTGCGAGAAAAGAACTTCATTGAAAAAACTCGCCGAACTTGGTGGGATGATCGCAGTAAGTGTCCAAAGCCCTCGCAGTCTAAGACTGGCAACACACAGCGTCTTGACCTGAACAACTTGGCCGGAgtgtttattattttactgGGTGGTGTGGTCGTCTCCCTTGTTTTGCTTATCATTGAGAGGCGCTGCAAGAATTTGGTTGATATGTTAACCAATGGCCag